Proteins encoded in a region of the Lepeophtheirus salmonis chromosome 6, UVic_Lsal_1.4, whole genome shotgun sequence genome:
- the PIG-Q gene encoding phosphatidylinositol N-acetylglucosaminyltransferase subunit Q: MFLDKLNYLGEYSMTLYYLVHRATEFHLLIKGRNISRILKKLCLFFILDFSLGYFLYSWLLPRFWISDRAFWGIFNLKEVIRKLMNAPAGLKLNRVFSKALGRFFLYHIHLWEVFIFRFSPIISVVFENGLHLIIFCGLGFQICMVLDIFNIVTFHVRCFHIYARRLLISQSCAIKSLWRLFLGKKYNPLRNRVDSCAHNIDQLFVGTLAFTIALFLYPTTLTYFVVFKTLERAVLAVNVTLEIAIQVLQITYWLQLEVT, from the exons ATGTTCTTAG ataagtTAAATTATTTGGGAGAATACTCAATGACTCTTTATTATCTTGTCCATCGAGCTACTGAGTTCCATCTCCTAATCAAAGGACGCAATATTTCCAGGATACTCAAAAAACTCtgccttttctttattttggacTTTAGTCTTGGCTATTTTTTGTACTCATGGCTCCTTCCTCGTTTTTGGATCTCTGATCGTGCCTTTTGGGGTATATTTAATCTCAAAGAAGtgataagaaaattaatgaatgcACCTGCTGGCCTGAAGCTTAATCGAGTGTTTTCTAAAGCTTTAggcagattttttttgtatcatattcATCTCTGGGAGGTTTTTATATTCCGATTCTCTCCTATTATATCTGTTGTCTTCGAAAATggacttcatttaattatattttgtgggcTCGGATTTCAA ATTTGCATGGTCctggatatatttaatattgtgaCGTTCCATGTGAGATGTTTTCACATCTACGCTCGACGACTTCTTATTTCTCAAAGTTGTGCAATTAAGTCTCTTTGGCGACTATTCcttggtaaaaaatataatccattaAGAAATCGAGTGGATTCTTGTGCTCATAACATCGATCAACTCTTTGTAGGAACTTTAGCCTTCACAATAGCCTTGTTTTTGTATCCTACTACACTAACATACTTTGTAGTATTTAAAACACTAGAAAGAGCAGTTCTGGCTGTAAACGTAACATTGGAGATCGCCATCCAAGTTCTTCAAATCACATATTGGCTACAATTAGAAGTGACGTga